From the genome of Candidatus Binatia bacterium:
CGGCAGCTTGATCGCGATGGCGCCCTCTTTGCCCGCGGGTAACGGGCGGCCGTCGAGCCCGAGGATCTCGACGCGATAGCCCGGGACGGGTTTTGTCGGCGACCCTGGTTTCACCGGCAACGCTTCGATACCCAGACAGTTCGCGGCGATTGCCCAGCCGGTCTCCGTTTGCCACCAGTGGTCGATCACCGGCCGGCCCAACAGGTTGCGCGCCCAGTGGTAGGTGTCGGGATCGGTGCGTTCACCGGCGAGGAAAAGGGTGCGGAACACCTTCAGGTCGTGACGACGGCAGTGCTCGCCCGCCGGATCCTCCTTCTTGAGGGCACGGAACGCGGTTGGGGCGGTGAACAGCACGGCGACATCGTGCTCGGCGATTACCCGCCAGAACGCGCCTGGGTCAGGCGTCCCAACTGGTTTGCCTTCGTAGACAATCGTTGTGCATCCGCTGAGCAGCGGCGCGTACACGATGTAGGAATGCCCTACCACCCAGCCGACATCCGACGCCGCCCAGTACACCTCACCCGGCTTTACGCCGTACACGTTGGGCATGCTCCAGCGCAGCGCCACCGCGTGGCCGCCGTTGTCGCGGACGACGCCCTTGGGACGGCCCGTGGTCCCCGACGTGTAGAGGATGTAGAGCGGATCGGTGGCTGCAACGGGGACGCACGCGGCCGGTGGCGCACTCGCCATCGCCTGGTGCCAGTCGAGATCCCGGCTGCCAACGAGCGCAGCCGGCGCCATCGGCCGCTGCAGGATGATGCAGCGCTCGGGTTTGTGCGCCGCCATTTCGATGGCGCGGTCGAGCAGCGGCTTGTACTCGATGACGCGCTTCACCTCGATGCCGCAGGATGCGGACACGATCACCTTGGGCTTGGCATTGTCAATACGGATGGCCAGCTCGTGCGGCGCAAAGCCGCCAAACACCACCGAGTGGATGGCGCCGATGCGGGCACAGGCGAGCATGGCGATCACGGCTTCGGGTACCATCGGCATGTAGATGACCACTCGGTCTCCCGCCGTGACCCCGAGGCGTTGCATCGCGCCGGCGAAAACCGCGACAACGTCTCGCAACTCACGATAGGTGTAGCGTGCGATCGTGTCGGTGACCGGGCTGTCGTAGATGAGTGCGAGCTGGTCGGCGCGCACCCGATCGATGCCGTCGCCGCCATCCACCCAGCGGTCGAGCGCGTTGAAGCAGGTATTCAGCTCTCCGCCGCGGAACCAGCGGTAAAAGGGCGGATTGGAATCGTCGAGCACCCGCTCGGGGCGCCGATACCAATGGATAGCCTCGGCCGCCTCACCCCAGAATCCTTCCGGATCCTCCAGGCTGCGCCGATGCAAGTCGTCGAACTTGCCCATGTCGCGCGATTCCGATTCCTGACCATGTCAGAGGAGTGTGGGTGTGGCAAGGCACTCAATGGTGGCAAACTCCTTGAGCATCGCGCTTGACGAAGATCATTCATTCGTCTGCGCCCTCCTCATACTCTGAATCGGATCGGACGCGTACAAACCAAACGTTTGTTTGCCGAAGACCCTTGAGGTAGTGTTCGGCAGGGCGGAGGTTGATCGGACCTCCGGCATCGTTAAAGGGAGGATCAGATCGTGAATTTCGAGTTCTCCGACGAAGAAAAGGCGTTCGTTCAAGAGGTCGAGAAGTTCCTCGACCAATACGACACGCCAGAGATCATGGATGTCACGCGCGAGAACATGGCGCAGCTCGTCGATACGCCCGCTCGCAGGGACTTCATCACCAAGTGTGCGGAACACGGGTGGTTCGGCTTGGGTTGGCCAAAGGAATACGGGGGCAGTGAGAAGGAAGGCATCTACGAATTTCTTTTGAACGAGTGCCTGGCACGCCGCGGCGCACCCCAGATCGGCAAGGGGGTCGGTATCGTCGGCAAGACGATCATCCGACACGGTAGCGAGAAGCTGAAGCGCGAGTTCCTGCCGAAGATCATGCGCAACGAAGTCCAGTTTGCCATTGGTTACAGCGAACCCGAAGCCGGCTCGGACGCGGCGGCGATGGCGCTGAAGGCCACGCGCGAAGGCGATGGGTGGCGGCTGAACGGCCAGAAGATCTTCACGACCTCAGCCCACTTTGCCGATTGGTACTGGCTGGGTGCGCGGACGGATCCCAGCAACAAACACCGCGGCATCACGTTGTTCCTGTTGCCCATGGACACCCCGGGCTTGACCGTGCAGCCGATGCCCACCATCGGCGATGAGATCACCAACTCGGTGTACTTCGACAACGTCCCTGTCGGCGACGAGTACCGGGTCGGTGAGTTGAACAAGGGATTCCAATACATCTCCGAGGCGCTCGACCTGGAGCGCTTCACCATGTTTACGTTCTCCCCGATCGAACAACGGATGGAGGAGCTGTGCAGCTATGTAGCGACCGAGGATCGTGATGGCCAGCCGTTGCGCGCCGATCCGGTGATCCGCCAGCGCATCGCCCAACTGGTGGCGCAGACGGAGGTGGCGCGCGTGCTCGGGCTGCGGTTCGTGGCCAAATCCATGAAGGGCGGCGCCGCACCGACGGCGGAGGCGTCGCAGTACAAGCTGTACTCGACCGAGCTGTCCAAGCGTATCGCCAATGCGGCCTTGGATATCGGAGCGCCTGGTGGGCAGCTGCGGGCGCACACGGCGGAGGCGCCGATGCGCGGACGGGCCGAGCTGACGTACCGCTATACCGTGATCGACACCATAGGCGGGGGGACGTCGGAGGTGCAGAAGAACATCATCGCCCGGCGCAAGTTGGGATTGCCACCGAACTTTTAGGCGCCCAGGACACCCCCGGGCGCGAGTGGCTGTCCTCATGGCGACGCCCGGGAACGAGAAAACATTAGTGCGAGGACGGAGGAGTCAGCCTCGATGGAGTTGGAGTTCAGCCAGGAACAGGACATGCTGCGGGAGACGGTGCAGAGGTTGTGGAACGACCGTGCGCCGCTGGCCGTCGTGCGCGCAATGGAAGACGACCCGAGCGGATTTCCCCAGCCGCTGTGGCAACAGATGGCCGATCTCGGCCTCATCGGACTCATGCTGCCGGAAGAGTATGGCGGCGCCGGCCAATCGAGCGTCGAAGGCGCCATCCTGTATGAAGAGTTGGGCCGCTCGCTAGCGCCGACGCCTCACTTCGTCAGCGCGGTGATGAGTGGAACGGCGCTGGTGCGTGCCGGGAGTGAGGCCCAGAAACGGGCGTGGTTGCCGAAGATCGCTTCGGGTGAAGCGATCTTCACGCCGGCGTGGCTGGAACCGAAAGGCGGGTTTGGTCCGCGAGGGATCCAGCTCAGGGCCGTCCTCGAGGGCGGCCAGTACCGTCTGAACGGTACGAAGCAGCACGTGGCGTTTGCCGCCGCGGCCACGCGCCTGCTGGTGTTGGTCCGCACTGGTGACGGAGAGCAAGACATCGACCTGTTGCTGGTCGACCTCAAGGCGCCGGGGGTCGAGCTGACGCAGCAGTACAGCCTGGCTGCCGACACCCAGTACAAGGTACAGTTCAAAGACGTGCGCGTGCCGGCCGCCGAGCGGGTCGGTAGGGCCGCCTCGGGGTGGTCGACCTGGGACGCGGTGATGCGCGACGGCATCATCCTGCTGGCGGCGCAGGCCATCGGCGGGGCGCAACGTGCGCTCGAGATGACCGTGCAGTACGCCAAGGAGCGCGAGCAGTTCAATAAACCGCTCGGGGCGTTTCAGGCTATCGCTCACTACCTGGCCGATGCGTCGGCGGCGGTCGACGGGGGAACGACGCTTGCCTATGAGGCGGCCTGTGCGCGGGCCGTGGGGCAGCTCGTCAGTCGGCTGGCGCCGATGGCGAAATTGTTCGCGTGTCAGACGTTCCGTGACGTCACCGCGATGGCGCAGCAGGTGTACGGCGGCATGGGCTTCACGCTCGAGTGCGACATCCAGCTCTACTTCCGCCGCGCCAAGCAGCTGCACATGACCTGGTGGGACTCGCGTTATCTGGAAGAGCTCATCGCCAGCGATGTGCTGGATGCGGGACGGCCGGTACGCTTGTCGCAGGATGGGCGCAAGACCTTCCCGACCCCGCCGCCCCCGAACCCGCGTGGCGTCCGTTCGCGCAAGGAACTGGCGAAGGACCTGGCCGAGCATGCGAATCAGCGTGGCCGGTGCAAGACCTTCGCCGGGGCGCAGTGAGCCTGTCGGCAACGCGGGCCGGTCGTGCGGGAAGAATGAAAGGTAGTAGGTGAGGACGGCGATGGCCGAAACGACCGCATTAGAATACATTCCCGAGTATCTCTCTGACGACGCCAAGCAGCAGCTGCGCGAACTGGCGAAGGAATCGCAACCCGAACCGGCGCCGCTCGAGGTGAACGAGTACCTCATCCGTCATTGGTGCGAAGCGCTGGAGGACGGCAACCCGCTCTACCTCGATGCCGCCTACGCCAAATCGCGGGGGTTTCGCAACGTGGTGGCGCCGCCCGGCTCGGTGATGACGACGTTCGCCATGCACTTCCGCTGGCCGTGGCCTCCCGGGGAACGCGAGCCGGTACGGCACATTCACTACGACGTCAAAGACGCACTGAACCTGCCGGTGGGCATCATCACGCAGATCGAGATGGAGAACCACGCGCCATTGCAGGTGGGCGATCGCGTCTCGGTCAGCCAGCGGCTGGTGTCGGTTTCGCCGTGGAAGAAGGCCCGCGTCGGTGAGGGGCACTTCTGGGTCATGGACCGGCTGTACCGCAATCAGAAGGGCGAGCTGATCGTGCGCGAGCGCATGACGGCGTTCGGCTACGGCCGGCAGGAAGGCGCGCCGCCGGTCGCCGGCAGCTCGAAGGGCGGCTGGAGCCCCGCGGTCGAGGAAGTCATCCAGGGCGAGAAGACGGGGTACCGTCCCCCAGCGTTCCCCGAGCGGCTCTGGGAGGACGTGCAGGAGGGTGAGGAGCTGCCGACACTTCACATGCCCATCACCTTCACCCGCTGCGTCTATCTGGCGTCGGCGACCCGCGACTTTTCGCCGCAGCACTCCAACCGCGAGTATGCCCAACAGCGGTCGAAGACCAAAGACATCTTCGTCAACACGCCGTTCAACATGGGGATGATTAGCCGCTTCCTGACCGATTGGGCCGGCCCGAAGAGCACCGTGCGGCGCATGAATCTGGCCATGCGCGGCAACATTTGCGCCGGTGACGACATGGTCATCACCGGGAAGGTGACCAAGAAGCACATCACCGACGGTGAGCATCGAGTCGATCTTGACGTCGTGATGGCGACCCAGGATGGGCCGGTCACCCCGTGCAGCGCCACGTTGGCTTTGCCTAGTCGCAGCAACGCGAAGTAGGGGGATCACCACGTAAAGCCGCGGTACCGAATCACGCGTCGCAGGAAGGGGGCGAACAATGAGCACTGGAACAGTCACGACAAGCTGGGATCACACGGTTGACCTCCTGATCGTCGGCTCGGGGGCCGGCGCCATGACCGCCGCGCTGACCGCGTACGATCGCGGCGCCTCGCCCCTGCTCATCGAGAAGAGCGATCAATACGGGGGCTCGTCGGCGATGTCAGGGGGCGGCTTGTGGGTGCCGAACAACCACTTGATGGAAGCTGCCGGCATCAAGGACACGCCCGAGGACGCCTGGACGTATATGAAGGGGACGGTGGGCAATGCCGTCTCCGAGGAGCGCCTCCGGGCCTACCTCGAGCACGCCCCCCAAATGGTCAAGTATTTGATGGAGCACTCGCGGGCGCAGTTCGTGGCGCTGCCCGAGTACGCCGACTACTATCCGCGCGTCTCCGGCAGCCGACCCGGCGGCCGCAGCATCGAGCCGAGACACTTCAATGCCGCCGAGCTGGGTGACGAGTTCCTGAAGATGCGCGAGCAGCACATCCAGTGCTTGATCATGGGGCGGATGTTCATGGATATCTTCGAGGCGCGCGCGCTCATGTGCCGGTCGCCGGGCTGGATCAAGCTCACCATGAAACTCATGGGCAACTACTGGCTGGACATCCCGTGGCGCTTCAAGTCGAAGCGCGACCGGAACCTGACCATGGGGAACGGGCTCATCGGCATGTTGCGGCGGTCGCTCATGGATCGCGGCGTGCCCTTGTGGCTGAACACCGCGGCTCGCGAGCTGATCGTCGACAACGGACGGGTCGTTGGTGTGGCGGCCGAACGCGAAGGGCGCACCGTGCGTATTCGCGCCCACCGGGGCGTGGTCTTGGCCGCGGGTGGTTTCGAGGCCAGCCAGGCCATGCGCGAGAAGTACCTACCCAAACCGACTCGCGCCGAGTGGTCGTGTGCGAACAAATACAATACCGGTGACGCCATCAACCTTGGCCTGTCGGTCGGCGCGGCGCTCGATCTGATGGATGATGCGTGGTGGGGCCCGACCACGACAGTGCCGGGCGAAGTGCATGCCCGTATGCTGGTGATCGAAAAATCGTTGCCCGGGAGCATCCTCGTCAACAAGCGCGGCGAGCGTTTCGTGAACGAGGCGGCACCGTACATCGACGTCGTCAATGCGATGTATCAGAACCACAAGCCCGAGGCGCCGTGCGTCCCGGCTTACATCGTGTTCGATGCGAACTTCCGCAAGAAGTATCCCATCGGCCCGGTCCTGCAGGCATCGCAGCAGCCCGACTGGGCTCTTCCAAAGGCTTTGAAGAACTACTTCAAGAAGGCCGATACGGTGGAAGGTCTGGCGGCACAGCTCGGCGTGGATGCCGCCGGACTGAAGGACACGGTGGCGAAACTCAACCAGTACGCCCGCACCGGAACGGATCTCGATTTCCACCGGGGAGAGACCGTCTTCGATCGTTACTACGGAGACGAGAAGGTGAAACCGAACCCGTGTCTGGCGCCGATCGAGACCCCGCCGTTCTACGGCTTCGAAAGCTACCCTGGCGAGCTCGGCACCAAAGGGGGGTTGAAGACCGACGCGCAAGCTCACGTGCTCACGGAAGCGGGACAAGCGGTTCCGGGTCTCTATGCCGTTGGCAACTGTTCGGCGTCGGTGATGGGCCACAGTTATCCGGGTGCCGGATCAACCATCGGCCCGGCGATGACGTTCGGCTACCTTGCGGCCCGTGATGCGGTTCCGAGCTGAGGGCGTGCAATCCGCGTTCGCAACGCGTCCGAATCTGGTAGGGGCACTCCCCTGTGGGTGCCCTTCCTTTTTCGCGCATCGGATCACAGGGCAGCCACGGGGGGCTGCCCCTACGGGGCAATGACACCTGCCGCCGCCCTGTCGGGCCGGCGCGTTCTCGAGCTTGCCGACGAGAAGGGGCTCTACTGCGGCAAGCTGCTGGCGGACATGGGCGCCGATGTCATCAAGATCGAGCCGCCCGGCGGCGATGCCACACGCGACATCCCCCCCTTTTGGCACGATACGCCGCATCCGGATCACAGCCTGTTCTTCCTCTACATGAACACCAGCAAGCGGGGCGTGACCTTGGACATCACCAGACCCGAGGGCCAAGTGCTTTTCAAGCAGCTGGCGCAGACAGCGCACATCATCATCGAAACGTTCGAGCCGGGATACCTCGACGGTCTGGGCTTGGGCTATCGAACCTTGCAGGAACAGAATCCCGGCCTGGTATTCACCTCAATAACCGGCTTCGGTCAGACCGGCCCGTACAAGAGCTTCAAATCCTCGGACCTCGTTGCCAACGCCTTGGCTGGCACGATGTACATCACTGGCGAAGCGGACGACCCGCCCGTGGTCCTGGCCGGGGCGCAGGCAAACATGATGGCGTCGACGTGCGCCGCGGCGAGCAGCATGATTGCGCTCTTTCGCAGTACGGTCAGCGGCAAGGGCCAGCAGGTCGATATCTCGGTGGAGGAGACCAACGTTTCAGCGAGCCACGTCTGCGGTGTGGGCCGGTGGCTCGACGATCGCTTCATTCCCCGGCGCATGGGTGCCGCCCTTCTCGCCTGCACCCCCTCTGGGACCTACCCGTGCAAGGACGGACTCGTGTACCTCATAGTCAACCGGGTGCTGCATTGGAAAGCCCTGGCACAGTGGATCCATGAAGTCACTGGCAACGAGATCGTGCTCGATCCCATGTTCGAAGGACCGTCGGCGAACCGCCAGCCGAATCGCGATCTCCTGGATGTGTATGTCTCCGAGCTCACCTCCCGGTTCACCGTTGCCGAAATGTACCACGAAGGGCAGCGACGCCACTTGGCCGTCACTCCGGTGAACACCGCCGCCGCCGTCGTCGCGGATCCCCACCTCGCTGCCCGGAACTATTTTCTCGCGGTAGAACATCCGGAGATGGGCAGCTTGCGCTATCCGGGCGCGCCGTACCGGCATACTGAAACTCCCTGGGCCATCAGCCGCCCCGCTCCTCGAGTCGGCGAGCACAACGAAGAGATTTATTGTGGCGAGCTGGGGCTTGCCCAGCAGACCCTGCGTGGATTCGTGGAACGCGGAGTCATCTGAGCTGGCGCATGGCGGACGCCCTCGACGGCATCAGAGTCATCGAATTCGCCTACGGCATGGCCGGCCCGTGGATCGGTAGATTCATGGCCTACTGCGGCGCCGAGGTCATCCGAGTGGAGACGAAGAAGCGCCCGGACGTCACGCGCCAATACATCCCGCCATGGGCACCGGAGATGGCGATGCAATCCCAGCTGTCGCCATGGCTCACCGATTGGAACGCCGGCAAACGCTGTATCGCGCTCGACCTGACGCAGCCGAAAGCGGTCGAGCTGGCCAAGCGCATCGCGGCGAGGTGTGACGTGGTGGTGGAGAACTACAGCACCGGCGTCATCGACAAGCTCGGGCTGGGCTATTCGCAACTCAAGCAGGCGAAGCCCGACATCGTCATGCTCAGTACCACCGGCTACGGCGACAGCGGACCGGGCGCCCGTTACGTTACGTGGGGGCCGAATGTCGAGGTGCTGTCTGGTCTGAGCACGCTGTCCGGCTTTCCGGAACGCGGATGTACTGTGACGCAGTATGCCTATCCCGATGCGGTCGGCGCCCTCCACGGTTTGTTCGCGGTGATGTGCGCCTTGGATTATCGCCTGAGAACCGGGGAAGGGCAGTACATCAACCTGTCCCAGTACGAAGCCACCGTGGGGGTGATCGGTCACGTGATGATGGAGTATCTCGCCAACGGCCGGGAGCCACAGCGGCGTGGCAACCGCTCCCTCCATGCGGCGCCCCATGGCTGTTACCGCTGTCAGGGCGATGACCGGTGGTGCGTCATCACCGTCCGCAGCGAGGCGGAATGGGAGTGCTTTTGCCGGGTCGTTAGCAGACCCGATTGGACCGCCGATCCGAGATTCGCCACGCTGTCTGCCCGACTGAAGCATGCGGAGGAACTCGACAGGCTCATTGAGGAGTGGACCGCCAGCCGTACGGACTACGAGGTGATGGCGGCGTTGCAGGAGGCCGGTATTGCCGCGGGCGTGGTGCAGAACGTCGAGGACCAAGTTCGTCGCGACCGCCAGCTGGCGGCACGCGGGTTCTTTGAAGAAATCGAACACGTCAAGAAGGGAAAAGTCATGGCCACCGGTATCCCGCTCGGCTTGACCGGGACCCCCGGCCACACCGGTCGGGCGGGCGCAGCTATGGGGCAGGACAACGAGTACGTCTTCGGCGAAGTGCTCGGTATGACGCCGGAGGAGATACAGAACTGCATCGAAGCAGGAGCGATCGAGACAGCTGACGAACAATGACGAACCTTGGCGTGCTCAGCACGGGGTTGCCCAGTCTGGATCAGGTCATCCAAGGGGTGCTGGCCGGCGACAACATCGTCTGGCAGGTCGATGCGATCGAGGATTACGCCAGGTTCGTCGACCCATTCTGCGCCAACGCGCTACGAACGGGGCGCAAGCTGGTGTACTTCCGCTTCGCCCGCCATGCGCAACTCGTCGCAGACGGCACGGGGGCTGACATTCTCCGCCTGGCTCCTGAACTCGGATTTGAAACGTTCACCGCCGCAATCCACAAGGCGATCGAAAAGGCCGGCCGTGGCGCGTTCTACGTCTTCGACTGCCTGTCGGACCTTGCCGCGGACTGGTACAGCGACCTGATGCTCGGCAACTTCTTCATGGTCACCTGCCCATACCTGTATGACCTGGAGACGGTCACCTACTTCGCCCTCCTCCGGGATCGGAATTCGATCGAGGCGGTCTCTGCGATCCGGGGCACGACCCAAATCCTCATCGACCTCTTCCGGCACAACGAGAAGCTCTACGTGCACCCGCTGAAGGTGGACAAGCGGCACTCGCCAACGATGTATCTGCCGCACGCGTGGGAGGACGGCGTGTTCCGGCCACTGACCGAGAGCGCGGTGCTCTCCGAGATGCTGGTGCAGATCACGGAACGGCGGGTCGATTCCGCCTCCCGCAGCGTCGACCTCTGGGACCGCACCTTCATGCAGGCGCGCGAAATTTCGGAGGGCGTGACGACCGGCACGCGTCCGCCGACCGACGCGCAGGAAATCTTCGAGCATCTCCTGCGCATGATGGTGACCCGTGACGAGCGCCTCATTCCTCTGGCCTGCAGATATCTCGACCTTTCGGACCTGCTCGCGATTCGGAAGCGGATGGTCGGGACCGGGCTCATCGGCGGCAAGTCGGTCGGGATGCTGCTGGCCCGCGCCATCCTGTGCAAGACGAGCCGCCGGTGGCGCCAGACGCTCGAGACGCACGACTCGTTCTTTATCGGCTCGGATGTCTTCTACACGTTCCTGGTCCGCAACGGCTGCTGGCCCATCCGGCGCACGCAGCGGAGTCGGACGTCGTTTCTCGACGGCGCCGAGGCGGCGCGGCAACAGATCCGCGCCGGGACGTTTCCGCCATTCATCCGCGAGCAGTTCATCGCCATGCTGGAGTACTTCGGCCAGTCGCCGATCATCGTTCGCTCCAGCAGCCTGCAGGAGGACAGTATCGGAAACGCCTTCACCGGCAAGTACGAGAGCGTCTTCTGCCCGAACCAGGGTTCCCCGCAGGAGCGCCTGTCGGCGTTTGTGTCCGCCGTGCTGACCGTCTACGCCAGCACGATGAGCCAGGAGGCGTTGCTGTACCGTGCGCACCGCGGGCTGCTCGACTCGGATGAACAGATGGCGATCCTGGTCCAACGGGTGTCGGGCGCCGTGTACGGTGCGCTCTTCTACCCGCAAATTGCCGGCGTGGGGTTGTCGTACAACCCGTATGTGTGGAGCGAGCAGATCGATCCGGAAGCCGGCGTGCTCCGCCTGGTTTTCGGGCTTGGCACCCGGGCCGTCGACCGATCCGACGATGATTACACCAGAGTGATTGCGCTGAACGCACCACTGCGCCGGCCGGAAGGTAGCTTCAACGAAGTGATGGACTATGCGCAGCACCGCGTCGATGTGATCGACCTCGAGGCGAATCGTTTCGTATCCCTGCACAGCGATGCGGTCTTCAGCGCGAGCCCAGGGTTGCCGGTGGAGATGTTCGCGTCGCGCCAAGCCGCGCTCGGAAGTGACACATCGGGCAGGCGCATGCCACCGCCCCCATGGGTCTTGACGTTCGACAGACTGCTCTCGAAGACGCCCTTCGTGCAAGACCTGCGCGATATGCTCGGGGCCTTGCACCGCGCCTATGATTACCACGTCGATGTCGAGTTTACCGCCAACTTCCTTTCGGATGGGAGCTGCCGGATCAATCTCGTGCAATGCCGGCCGCTTCAAGTGAAGGAAGGCGGCAGGATCGTCCCACCGCCGGAAGGCCTGAAGCCGGAAGACATTGTCCTCGAAGCGCTGGGAACGGTCATCGGCCAGAGTTCATTTGTTGCCCTCAATCGCCTCATCTATGTCGTGCCCGCTGCGTATGCGGCGCTGTCAATCAGCGAGCGGTTTTCCATCGCTCGTATGATCGGCCGGCTGACGCACATCGAGGGCGAGGGGGCGCGAGCCAAGACGATGATGCTCCTTGGTCCCGGACGGTGGGGCACCAGCACGCCGTCGCTGGGCGTCCCGGTGTCGTTTGCCGAGATCAACACCGTCTCGGTGCTGTGCGAGATTGTCACGATGGGCATCAATCTCGTGCCGGACGTTTCGCTGGGCACGCACTTCTTCAATGACCTGGTGGAAGCCAACATGCTCTACATTGCCGTTTACCCGGGGACGAGGGGAAACGGTTTGAATGAGGGTTTCTTCGAACAGCAGAAAAACCGGCTCGCCGACCTCGTCCCCGACGAGGCTTGCTGGACAGATGTGGTCCGCGTGATTGATCTCCCGACGGCGCCCGAAGGGCGGGCGCTGTACATCAACGCGAATTGCCTGACGCAGGAAGCGGTGTGCTACTTGACCTTGCCGCCCTCATCCTGAAGCGGCGCTTTCCGATACCTGACCGCCCTGCCGGAACCCACGCGCCGTACGAAGTTGAGAGCCAGGAGACGGTTGAGCACCTGCTTGGCCGTGTCCTTCGGAATGTCCAGTTCGGAACAGACGAGACGGTTGGTTACCTCGGCGTTGCGTTCGAGCAGGTTGAGAACGCCCAGCTGATTCTCCGACAGCAGGCTGGCGTCGGGCCGCCACTCGATGGCCGCCCTCAAGTCTCTTGTCTGCATCCGTATCGCGTCGAGAAACGCCGCTAGCCAGGGTGTGATGTCGGGGCGGGGCAGGTGGGCGTGCGCCTGGCTTTGCCGCAGGGCCAAGTAATACTCCGGCCAGCGGTCGGCGATGACGTTTTCCAACGACGCGTATGGCACGAAGGTGTAGCCGTACTGCAGGAGAAGGAAGTTGGTGAGGATGCGACTCACCCGTCCGTTGCCGTTCACGAATGGTCGGATGGCGAGCAACTCGAGGACGAAGCCGGCGATGACCAGCAGCGGGTGGAAGTTGGTGGACGCGAGTCGGGTGCGTGCCCACTCCGTCGCCACCGTCATCGCCCGCGGGGTGAGATCGGGATCGGTAGACCGGAGCGCGGGCGATTCCATCTTCCTGCACAAGTACGATCGGGCCGTGTCGGAGGTCATTTTGTACTTGCCGCGGTGAGCTTGGCCCGCGTGGGAGTACTTCAGAAGTGTGGCGTGGAACTGGAGGATGAGGTCCTGCCCAAAGCACAGCTCTCGGTGATCGTTGAAGATGGCCCGGAGCAACTCGGCGTAACCCGTTCGGTGTGCTGCGTCGGGCACCTCCCGATTCCGCACTCCGTTGCCCAATCGTCCGCGCACTTCCATGTGCGGCCGGTCGCTCCCACCGATCCGCAACG
Proteins encoded in this window:
- a CDS encoding CoA transferase; the protein is MTPAAALSGRRVLELADEKGLYCGKLLADMGADVIKIEPPGGDATRDIPPFWHDTPHPDHSLFFLYMNTSKRGVTLDITRPEGQVLFKQLAQTAHIIIETFEPGYLDGLGLGYRTLQEQNPGLVFTSITGFGQTGPYKSFKSSDLVANALAGTMYITGEADDPPVVLAGAQANMMASTCAAASSMIALFRSTVSGKGQQVDISVEETNVSASHVCGVGRWLDDRFIPRRMGAALLACTPSGTYPCKDGLVYLIVNRVLHWKALAQWIHEVTGNEIVLDPMFEGPSANRQPNRDLLDVYVSELTSRFTVAEMYHEGQRRHLAVTPVNTAAAVVADPHLAARNYFLAVEHPEMGSLRYPGAPYRHTETPWAISRPAPRVGEHNEEIYCGELGLAQQTLRGFVERGVI
- a CDS encoding CoA transferase → MADALDGIRVIEFAYGMAGPWIGRFMAYCGAEVIRVETKKRPDVTRQYIPPWAPEMAMQSQLSPWLTDWNAGKRCIALDLTQPKAVELAKRIAARCDVVVENYSTGVIDKLGLGYSQLKQAKPDIVMLSTTGYGDSGPGARYVTWGPNVEVLSGLSTLSGFPERGCTVTQYAYPDAVGALHGLFAVMCALDYRLRTGEGQYINLSQYEATVGVIGHVMMEYLANGREPQRRGNRSLHAAPHGCYRCQGDDRWCVITVRSEAEWECFCRVVSRPDWTADPRFATLSARLKHAEELDRLIEEWTASRTDYEVMAALQEAGIAAGVVQNVEDQVRRDRQLAARGFFEEIEHVKKGKVMATGIPLGLTGTPGHTGRAGAAMGQDNEYVFGEVLGMTPEEIQNCIEAGAIETADEQ
- a CDS encoding PEP/pyruvate-binding domain-containing protein; this encodes MTNLGVLSTGLPSLDQVIQGVLAGDNIVWQVDAIEDYARFVDPFCANALRTGRKLVYFRFARHAQLVADGTGADILRLAPELGFETFTAAIHKAIEKAGRGAFYVFDCLSDLAADWYSDLMLGNFFMVTCPYLYDLETVTYFALLRDRNSIEAVSAIRGTTQILIDLFRHNEKLYVHPLKVDKRHSPTMYLPHAWEDGVFRPLTESAVLSEMLVQITERRVDSASRSVDLWDRTFMQAREISEGVTTGTRPPTDAQEIFEHLLRMMVTRDERLIPLACRYLDLSDLLAIRKRMVGTGLIGGKSVGMLLARAILCKTSRRWRQTLETHDSFFIGSDVFYTFLVRNGCWPIRRTQRSRTSFLDGAEAARQQIRAGTFPPFIREQFIAMLEYFGQSPIIVRSSSLQEDSIGNAFTGKYESVFCPNQGSPQERLSAFVSAVLTVYASTMSQEALLYRAHRGLLDSDEQMAILVQRVSGAVYGALFYPQIAGVGLSYNPYVWSEQIDPEAGVLRLVFGLGTRAVDRSDDDYTRVIALNAPLRRPEGSFNEVMDYAQHRVDVIDLEANRFVSLHSDAVFSASPGLPVEMFASRQAALGSDTSGRRMPPPPWVLTFDRLLSKTPFVQDLRDMLGALHRAYDYHVDVEFTANFLSDGSCRINLVQCRPLQVKEGGRIVPPPEGLKPEDIVLEALGTVIGQSSFVALNRLIYVVPAAYAALSISERFSIARMIGRLTHIEGEGARAKTMMLLGPGRWGTSTPSLGVPVSFAEINTVSVLCEIVTMGINLVPDVSLGTHFFNDLVEANMLYIAVYPGTRGNGLNEGFFEQQKNRLADLVPDEACWTDVVRVIDLPTAPEGRALYINANCLTQEAVCYLTLPPSS
- a CDS encoding Fic family protein, which codes for MDQRLDARLREIPPGGLHDLVTKISAIDEFKGWWEGRGLSDPSLLRHLKKRTVEISAAASLRIGGSDRPHMEVRGRLGNGVRNREVPDAAHRTGYAELLRAIFNDHRELCFGQDLILQFHATLLKYSHAGQAHRGKYKMTSDTARSYLCRKMESPALRSTDPDLTPRAMTVATEWARTRLASTNFHPLLVIAGFVLELLAIRPFVNGNGRVSRILTNFLLLQYGYTFVPYASLENVIADRWPEYYLALRQSQAHAHLPRPDITPWLAAFLDAIRMQTRDLRAAIEWRPDASLLSENQLGVLNLLERNAEVTNRLVCSELDIPKDTAKQVLNRLLALNFVRRVGSGRAVRYRKAPLQDEGGKVK